In Desertibacillus haloalkaliphilus, a single genomic region encodes these proteins:
- a CDS encoding (deoxy)nucleoside triphosphate pyrophosphohydrolase has product MKRTITVVAAVIKNENEQVFTALRSEKMAEANLWEFPGGKVKQGEQLEEALRREIHEELDCDIVVKDKITDTVYEYSDKIVHLHTFWATLTSGVPKATEHDEVRWCTFNQLKELRWAPADVETVEKITSSC; this is encoded by the coding sequence GTGAAAAGAACCATTACCGTTGTTGCTGCGGTTATTAAAAATGAGAATGAGCAAGTGTTTACGGCGTTACGCTCAGAAAAGATGGCGGAGGCTAATCTGTGGGAATTTCCAGGTGGTAAGGTAAAACAAGGTGAGCAGTTAGAAGAAGCACTACGTCGGGAGATTCATGAAGAGCTTGATTGCGACATTGTTGTCAAAGACAAAATTACAGATACTGTTTATGAATACAGTGATAAAATCGTCCATTTACATACGTTTTGGGCTACACTTACGTCAGGTGTGCCAAAAGCAACCGAACATGATGAGGTTCGTTGGTGTACTTTCAATCAATTAAAAGAGCTTAGATGGGCACCTGCGGATGTCGAAACAGTTGAAAAGATTACATCATCATGTTAA
- a CDS encoding LysE family transporter has protein sequence MSIFFSYIILGLSLAAPIGPVNAAQLDKGIKGGFLHAWLVGLGATIADAIYMMLVYLGVVHFLEVSFMQTFLWSFGFFVLVYTGIESLFGAGKVEANMRSSRESHARSFFYGFFMSLTNPLTILFWLGIFGSILAKTASSYGTNELILYSAAIFIGITLWDVTMAGLASSFRKFLTNRLLKGISYLSGLSLIGFGLYFGYQALQALFQ, from the coding sequence ATGAGTATTTTCTTTAGCTATATTATTTTAGGTTTATCACTCGCTGCTCCGATCGGTCCTGTCAATGCAGCTCAATTAGACAAAGGGATCAAAGGAGGTTTCCTACACGCTTGGCTTGTAGGGCTTGGGGCCACCATTGCTGATGCGATTTATATGATGCTCGTTTATTTAGGCGTGGTCCATTTTCTCGAGGTTTCATTTATGCAGACATTTCTCTGGTCCTTTGGCTTTTTTGTATTAGTCTATACCGGGATTGAGAGTTTGTTTGGCGCTGGCAAAGTCGAAGCAAATATGAGAAGTAGTAGGGAATCACATGCGAGATCTTTTTTTTACGGATTTTTCATGTCGCTCACGAACCCTCTAACGATTTTGTTCTGGTTAGGGATTTTCGGGTCGATTTTAGCGAAAACAGCTTCATCCTATGGGACAAATGAGCTGATTCTGTATAGTGCTGCGATTTTTATCGGGATCACACTATGGGATGTAACGATGGCAGGACTTGCGAGCAGCTTCCGCAAATTTTTAACGAACCGATTATTGAAAGGTATTTCTTATTTGTCCGGTCTGTCGTTGATTGGCTTCGGACTCTATTTTGGCTATCAAGCGTTACAAGCTCTGTTTCAATAG
- a CDS encoding amino acid permease yields MKVNSGNQGESKLKWWQLSMLGIASIIGTGFFLGSSIAISMAGPAVMLSFVLAAIGTYVVYEALAKMTVADPQKGSFRTYAKNAYGRWAGFTSGWVYWASEMLIMGSQMTALAIFSRFWLPDVPLWLFASGYAILGIIVIITGTKGFDRVEGLFAVLKIAAIVMFIILAVAALFGLLGEGNGETNVPKTLSGFFPGGVTGLWSSVIYGFYAFAGIEIMGLLAIRLKDKKEAPKSGKIMLFGLTLIYVVSIGLALTMVSWQAMTTDKSPFVLALNQYNLPYVPHVFNAVLIIAGFSTMVAALFAVIRILVTLAEDRDAPAFLSKKVKGRVALPAIGVTTLGAGISVLLALLMPGKIYEYLTTAAGLMLLYNWVFILGSFGRLLSLSTGEKIKRILGMVLILIAVGGTLVHDTSRPGLYVSLIFLVVIALVTLIMSRMWKKTEGEKPKSTVFDRLE; encoded by the coding sequence ATGAAGGTTAATTCCGGTAATCAGGGGGAGAGTAAGTTAAAATGGTGGCAATTATCAATGCTTGGAATCGCAAGTATTATCGGAACGGGTTTCTTTCTCGGTTCTAGCATTGCGATTAGCATGGCTGGTCCTGCCGTCATGCTCTCTTTTGTGCTGGCAGCGATTGGGACATATGTAGTTTATGAAGCCCTGGCAAAAATGACTGTAGCTGATCCACAGAAAGGATCATTTCGTACATATGCCAAAAATGCCTATGGGCGCTGGGCTGGCTTTACAAGCGGTTGGGTGTATTGGGCATCGGAAATGTTAATCATGGGCAGTCAAATGACCGCGCTAGCCATTTTTTCTCGCTTTTGGCTCCCGGATGTTCCGCTCTGGCTATTTGCAAGCGGCTATGCGATTCTAGGTATTATCGTTATTATTACTGGAACAAAAGGTTTCGACCGTGTGGAGGGGCTGTTTGCCGTTCTGAAAATTGCAGCGATCGTCATGTTCATCATCCTTGCTGTTGCGGCATTGTTTGGTCTTTTGGGTGAAGGTAATGGGGAAACAAATGTGCCAAAGACACTCTCAGGATTTTTTCCAGGTGGGGTGACTGGACTTTGGTCATCAGTCATTTACGGCTTTTATGCATTTGCAGGGATTGAAATTATGGGGCTTTTAGCGATTCGTCTTAAAGATAAAAAAGAGGCACCAAAGTCAGGGAAAATCATGTTATTTGGTTTAACGTTGATTTATGTCGTTTCAATTGGACTTGCACTTACAATGGTGTCATGGCAGGCGATGACAACGGATAAAAGCCCATTTGTTCTGGCTTTAAACCAATATAACCTCCCTTATGTTCCGCATGTCTTCAATGCGGTGTTAATCATCGCTGGCTTTTCAACGATGGTGGCCGCCTTATTTGCAGTGATTCGTATTCTTGTAACACTGGCTGAAGACCGAGACGCACCAGCATTTCTTTCTAAAAAGGTAAAAGGAAGAGTCGCCCTGCCTGCAATTGGTGTTACGACATTAGGCGCTGGGATCTCTGTCTTATTAGCACTCCTCATGCCAGGAAAAATCTATGAGTACTTAACGACCGCAGCTGGCTTGATGCTCTTATACAACTGGGTGTTTATTCTAGGCTCGTTCGGGCGACTGCTTTCATTATCAACAGGAGAGAAAATAAAACGAATCTTAGGTATGGTATTGATTTTGATAGCGGTAGGTGGAACACTTGTGCATGATACGAGTCGTCCAGGCCTTTACGTAAGCCTGATCTTTCTCGTTGTTATTGCTCTTGTGACCTTAATCATGTCACGGATGTGGAAGAAGACTGAGGGCGAGAAACCAAAATCGACCGTATTCGATCGTCTTGAATGA
- a CDS encoding Na-translocating system protein MpsC family protein — MELQDQVNYISSYTSKLLRRNFGRGPESCQATFGKSHFVLYIRGFISPMEEVLLQQGQSDYVDTARSVVIGHLLEELKGVVQVTLDVEVGDYYHDWNFPNNSGMIILVLKEIETEQMTETDLNISQRLELETARISQLVQKAPENLSTYPLSQKLYLVERKGILVPIEKALISKGYTKELIVTKDELEKSYFHRYGKFEEIFKKQISDIFIDWNIKEDKSLVGFVLK, encoded by the coding sequence GTGGAATTACAAGATCAAGTCAATTATATCAGTAGTTACACGAGTAAATTATTACGACGAAATTTTGGGCGTGGCCCGGAGTCATGTCAGGCAACATTCGGAAAAAGTCATTTCGTCCTATACATACGTGGATTTATTTCACCAATGGAAGAAGTCTTACTTCAGCAAGGTCAATCGGATTATGTTGATACGGCAAGATCGGTTGTCATCGGTCATCTTTTAGAGGAATTAAAGGGGGTGGTTCAAGTCACTCTCGATGTTGAAGTTGGGGATTATTACCATGATTGGAATTTCCCTAATAACTCAGGTATGATCATTCTCGTTTTAAAAGAAATTGAGACAGAACAAATGACGGAGACCGATCTGAATATCAGCCAACGATTAGAACTTGAAACGGCTCGGATCAGTCAACTTGTTCAAAAAGCACCGGAAAATTTAAGTACATACCCACTATCCCAAAAGCTTTATTTAGTCGAGCGAAAAGGGATACTAGTTCCGATCGAAAAAGCGTTAATTTCAAAAGGGTATACAAAGGAACTAATTGTGACAAAGGATGAGTTAGAGAAGAGCTATTTTCATCGTTATGGTAAGTTTGAAGAAATTTTTAAAAAGCAAATCTCTGATATTTTTATTGATTGGAACATAAAAGAGGACAAGTCCTTAGTAGGCTTTGTCTTAAAATAG
- a CDS encoding MalY/PatB family protein, with protein sequence MGNFDKVIDRTNTNSTKWDAVDKLYNGKDLWPMWVADMDFRAPEAVLEAIQEKVEHGILGYTVRPESLDQAVVNWFKTEYGWTVDPKALQYTAGVVPTITQLIQAFTDEDDKIIIQTPVYYPFYSVVTNVNRRLVKNPLQFDGKQYRFDFDHLEASIDEHTKMLILCNPHNPAGRVWSKEELQRLAEICKKHDLLVISDEIHADLMLNGHHHVPFASLSSDTANRTITCLAPSKTFNLAGIQSSITVIENEQYYKKFAKHLQNQFLFMPNLFASVATEAAYRHGKPWLTELRAYLEDNLRYVINFVGEHMPKIKVVEPEGTYLVWLDCSELGMTAAERRKWLEDKAKVALSHGSTFGEEGKDFERMNIACPRQTLTEGLERLKRAYQEQEF encoded by the coding sequence ATGGGGAATTTTGATAAAGTCATTGACCGCACAAATACGAATTCAACAAAATGGGATGCTGTAGATAAGCTTTATAATGGAAAAGATCTTTGGCCCATGTGGGTAGCTGATATGGATTTTCGCGCACCAGAGGCCGTGTTAGAAGCAATCCAAGAAAAGGTTGAGCACGGGATTTTAGGATATACGGTGCGACCAGAATCACTTGATCAAGCCGTCGTTAACTGGTTTAAAACAGAATATGGCTGGACCGTTGATCCGAAAGCACTGCAGTACACAGCGGGGGTTGTACCGACGATCACGCAATTGATTCAGGCGTTTACGGATGAAGACGATAAAATCATCATACAAACCCCGGTGTACTATCCGTTCTATAGTGTGGTTACAAATGTGAACCGCAGACTTGTTAAAAATCCACTTCAGTTTGACGGAAAACAATACCGATTCGATTTCGATCACCTAGAAGCTAGCATCGACGAACATACGAAAATGCTTATCCTATGTAACCCACATAACCCAGCAGGGAGAGTTTGGTCAAAAGAGGAGCTGCAACGGTTAGCTGAGATTTGTAAAAAGCACGATCTACTTGTGATTTCTGATGAAATTCATGCCGACCTTATGTTAAACGGTCACCATCACGTGCCGTTTGCAAGTCTATCAAGCGATACTGCCAATCGGACAATCACTTGCCTTGCTCCAAGTAAAACGTTTAATTTAGCAGGGATTCAATCGTCAATTACAGTTATTGAAAATGAGCAATACTATAAAAAATTTGCCAAGCATTTGCAAAATCAATTTTTATTTATGCCTAATTTATTCGCTAGTGTCGCAACAGAAGCCGCATATCGTCATGGAAAGCCATGGCTAACGGAGCTAAGAGCCTATCTAGAAGATAACTTACGCTATGTGATTAACTTTGTTGGCGAGCATATGCCAAAAATTAAGGTTGTTGAGCCAGAAGGGACTTATTTAGTTTGGTTAGACTGCAGCGAGTTAGGGATGACCGCTGCAGAAAGACGAAAATGGCTTGAGGACAAGGCGAAAGTTGCCTTAAGTCACGGGAGTACTTTTGGAGAGGAAGGCAAAGACTTTGAGCGCATGAACATCGCTTGTCCACGTCAAACCTTAACAGAGGGGCTTGAACGGTTGAAGCGTGCATATCAAGAACAGGAATTTTAA
- a CDS encoding ATP-binding protein translates to MNRSNRMRNQGLMEYGVMITYLACFGTTVVYLDRLSAGLQAGVMILFIVVAFLLYAWLRKQLLARIEDENKTYVRLVEQLSTAIVVVTDRKIMWVNRAAQTLLQGPVPQELLGKNIDNFIFTEQEHLNFSQKEKSGRAQAILVDLHGQEIEVEIDYAISSRQKGEWVCLLIRNMAEFEESQKQIQHVEQLSVIGELAAGIAHEIRNPLTSLKGFIQLTANDKKSGANSYTEIMISEVDRISMIVGELLLLSKPRELVLESKQLMPMINTVTTIANTQAILHNIEVETTFEPGTEQLTVNCDENKLKQVFINILKNAIEAMTSTGIITLHVSKREGHVVISCQDQGPGIPKDKLAKLGQRFYTTKDNGTGLGLMVCFSIIEHHQGTIKIESEVGKGTTVEIALPGSDPSSNNGQWSR, encoded by the coding sequence ATGAACAGGAGTAATCGAATGAGAAATCAAGGATTGATGGAATATGGAGTCATGATTACGTATCTTGCTTGTTTTGGTACGACAGTGGTTTACCTTGATAGGCTCAGTGCAGGCCTACAGGCTGGTGTTATGATTTTATTCATAGTTGTTGCTTTCCTGCTTTATGCATGGTTGCGTAAACAATTGTTAGCAAGGATAGAAGATGAGAACAAGACATATGTCCGCTTAGTGGAACAATTATCAACGGCGATCGTTGTTGTAACTGACCGAAAGATCATGTGGGTGAATCGGGCAGCGCAAACACTTTTACAAGGACCGGTCCCTCAAGAACTCTTAGGAAAAAACATTGATAATTTTATCTTCACAGAGCAAGAGCATCTAAATTTTTCTCAAAAGGAAAAGTCAGGTAGGGCTCAAGCCATTTTGGTTGATTTACATGGGCAAGAAATAGAAGTGGAAATTGATTATGCGATATCATCGAGACAAAAAGGCGAATGGGTGTGTTTGTTAATTCGAAATATGGCCGAATTCGAAGAGAGTCAGAAGCAGATTCAGCATGTCGAACAGTTGTCTGTTATAGGCGAGCTTGCCGCCGGAATCGCTCATGAAATTCGTAACCCGTTAACGAGCTTAAAAGGTTTCATTCAATTGACGGCCAATGATAAAAAGAGTGGGGCGAATAGTTATACAGAAATTATGATTTCAGAGGTTGATCGCATTAGTATGATCGTTGGTGAATTACTGTTGTTATCGAAACCAAGGGAGTTGGTACTCGAATCAAAACAATTGATGCCGATGATTAACACGGTAACCACGATTGCAAATACCCAAGCGATTCTTCATAACATTGAAGTAGAAACGACATTTGAACCTGGAACCGAGCAACTTACCGTTAATTGTGATGAAAACAAACTCAAGCAAGTATTTATTAATATTTTAAAAAATGCGATCGAGGCGATGACATCTACTGGGATAATTACGCTTCATGTCTCTAAAAGAGAAGGTCATGTCGTGATTAGCTGTCAGGATCAAGGGCCAGGCATTCCAAAGGATAAGCTTGCGAAATTAGGGCAGAGATTTTATACAACGAAAGATAATGGCACTGGATTAGGCTTGATGGTGTGCTTTAGTATTATTGAACATCACCAAGGAACGATAAAAATCGAAAGTGAAGTCGGCAAAGGAACGACTGTTGAGATTGCTTTGCCGGGGTCAGACCCCTCATCAAATAACGGTCAATGGAGTCGATGA
- a CDS encoding DUF5634 family protein → MDYVSRDTILNTMTNSLDTIKQKYNLDDIDIREQPADDDRYYFGYKVEKGGKEYTIHLPYVKNEEGEMMIEKIEWIVQGNHGEEIGYSNLDEVFSDKL, encoded by the coding sequence ATGGACTATGTTTCTCGAGATACCATTCTAAATACAATGACGAATTCTTTAGATACAATTAAGCAAAAGTATAACCTTGATGATATTGATATTCGCGAGCAGCCGGCAGACGATGATCGTTATTATTTTGGCTATAAAGTTGAAAAGGGTGGCAAAGAATATACCATTCACCTGCCTTATGTAAAGAATGAAGAGGGTGAAATGATGATCGAAAAAATTGAGTGGATCGTCCAAGGCAATCACGGCGAAGAAATCGGTTATAGTAACTTAGATGAGGTGTTTTCTGACAAGCTTTAA
- a CDS encoding sucrose-6-phosphate hydrolase yields the protein MTEREQELMKQATLEVEKHQSSVQADKYRLDFHIMPPVGLLNDPNGFIDWNGTYHLFYQWNPFKTAHGAKFWGHYSSKDLVTWQSENTALAPSEWFEKNGCYSGSAIDHDGKLKLFYTGNVKDEQGNRETYQCLAESEDGITFTKKGVVLTLPKGYTAHFRDPKVWKHNDSWYMIIGAQSEQQEGKAVLFQSENLVDWQYRGAITGSHSDQLDEFGYMWECPDLFHLNGQDILIVSPQGLEPTGTYYQNTYQSGYFIGELDYETATYRHGSFTELDRGFEFYAPQTMVDRYGRRLLFAWMGVPEQYEDEHPTIDHHWIHAMTIPRELKLVGSKLYQKPVEELTNLRSEGVSYDRVTISEQGQTLAGIEGGAIELIIDDFAEHPNHFEINISETAKVVFDREQSLFTLERKKFTSDEVEVRQCALDELHSLRIYLDHSSIELFINDGEEVFTARIFPTGEQLLSFLSGQSVKCRIRKWDIHSIYK from the coding sequence ATGACTGAGCGAGAACAAGAGTTAATGAAACAAGCCACTTTGGAGGTAGAAAAGCACCAATCGTCTGTTCAGGCAGATAAATACCGCCTAGATTTTCATATCATGCCACCAGTTGGATTATTAAATGATCCAAACGGATTTATTGACTGGAACGGGACGTATCACCTTTTTTATCAATGGAATCCGTTCAAAACAGCGCATGGTGCCAAGTTTTGGGGTCATTACTCCTCAAAGGATTTAGTCACTTGGCAATCAGAAAACACTGCCCTCGCGCCAAGCGAATGGTTCGAAAAAAATGGCTGTTACTCAGGAAGTGCCATTGATCATGATGGGAAGCTGAAGCTTTTTTATACGGGTAATGTCAAAGATGAGCAAGGAAATCGTGAGACGTATCAATGTCTCGCTGAAAGTGAGGATGGGATCACTTTTACGAAAAAAGGAGTTGTCCTTACGCTGCCTAAAGGTTATACGGCACATTTCCGTGATCCGAAGGTTTGGAAGCATAACGATAGCTGGTATATGATTATCGGAGCACAAAGTGAGCAACAGGAAGGAAAAGCCGTTCTCTTTCAATCTGAAAATCTAGTGGATTGGCAGTATCGCGGGGCAATCACTGGTTCACATTCAGATCAGTTAGATGAGTTTGGATATATGTGGGAATGTCCAGATCTTTTTCATTTAAATGGACAAGACATTTTGATTGTTTCCCCGCAAGGACTCGAGCCAACAGGTACCTATTATCAAAACACGTACCAATCAGGCTATTTCATAGGTGAACTGGATTATGAAACAGCGACGTATCGCCACGGTTCATTTACAGAATTAGATCGTGGCTTTGAATTTTATGCGCCACAAACAATGGTGGATCGCTACGGGCGCCGCTTATTGTTTGCTTGGATGGGGGTGCCAGAACAATATGAAGATGAGCATCCAACGATTGACCATCACTGGATTCATGCGATGACAATCCCACGAGAATTAAAGCTTGTGGGTAGTAAACTCTACCAGAAACCAGTTGAAGAGTTAACAAACCTTCGTAGTGAAGGTGTTTCCTATGATCGAGTAACCATTTCAGAACAGGGGCAGACACTTGCTGGCATTGAAGGTGGAGCGATCGAACTGATCATTGATGATTTTGCTGAGCATCCGAATCACTTTGAAATAAACATTAGTGAAACGGCTAAAGTTGTTTTTGACCGAGAACAATCACTTTTTACACTTGAGAGAAAAAAGTTTACATCTGATGAAGTAGAGGTCCGTCAATGCGCGCTTGACGAGCTTCATTCATTAAGAATCTATCTCGATCACTCGTCGATTGAACTGTTTATTAATGATGGTGAAGAGGTGTTTACAGCAAGGATCTTCCCAACAGGAGAGCAACTATTATCGTTTTTAAGTGGGCAGTCAGTGAAGTGTCGAATTCGCAAGTGGGACATACATTCAATTTATAAATAA
- a CDS encoding aminoimidazole riboside kinase, which yields MKHGVISLGEALIDFIPLDKENLSFQKSPGGAPANVAVGLARLGAKSTFLGKVGDDVLGRFLKETLERYNVGTDHMHLTTDTRTGVVFVTLDQHGERSFDFYIDPSADRMLTTDEVDPSLFTDHNILHFGSISLISEPAKTATKTAVQLAKEQGLFISYDPNLRLSLWPDETTARETIVSMLSEADLVKISEEELEFITGFKEIEAGVQALKDYNIPALLITLGAGGSYLYYQDSLTHVPAMTVETVDTTGAGDAFVSGILYQLDQYEGSFSEMTVQQLKEMMEFASVSGGLAAATKGAMTALPTLEQVKDVLQSRS from the coding sequence ATGAAACATGGAGTTATTAGTTTAGGTGAGGCGTTAATCGACTTTATCCCGCTTGATAAAGAGAACCTTTCATTTCAAAAAAGCCCAGGCGGTGCACCAGCAAATGTTGCTGTCGGTCTTGCGCGTCTAGGAGCAAAATCAACGTTTTTAGGCAAAGTTGGTGACGATGTCCTCGGTCGTTTTTTAAAAGAAACGCTTGAGCGCTATAACGTTGGAACGGACCACATGCATTTAACAACGGATACGAGGACGGGGGTTGTGTTTGTAACGCTTGATCAGCATGGTGAGCGAAGCTTTGACTTTTATATTGACCCAAGTGCAGATCGGATGCTAACGACTGATGAAGTTGATCCATCGTTGTTCACAGATCATAACATCCTTCATTTTGGATCGATTAGTTTAATTAGTGAGCCGGCAAAAACGGCGACAAAAACAGCGGTTCAACTTGCCAAAGAACAGGGCTTGTTCATCTCTTATGATCCGAATTTGCGGTTATCGCTATGGCCTGATGAGACGACAGCCCGTGAAACGATTGTTTCAATGCTAAGTGAAGCTGACCTTGTAAAAATTTCAGAAGAAGAGCTTGAGTTTATTACAGGATTCAAGGAGATCGAAGCAGGAGTTCAAGCGCTCAAAGACTATAACATTCCAGCCTTATTAATTACGCTTGGGGCAGGTGGAAGTTACCTTTATTATCAGGATTCACTGACTCACGTCCCAGCGATGACTGTAGAGACAGTGGATACGACAGGAGCAGGCGATGCCTTCGTATCAGGTATTCTTTATCAGCTGGACCAATATGAAGGTTCTTTTTCAGAGATGACTGTGCAACAGTTAAAAGAAATGATGGAATTTGCAAGCGTATCAGGTGGATTAGCAGCAGCGACAAAAGGGGCCATGACAGCTTTACCTACGCTTGAACAAGTGAAAGACGTTTTACAGAGCCGTTCATGA
- a CDS encoding PRD domain-containing protein — MRINKILNNNAVVVKESGHEKIVMGNGIAFQKKKNDIITKTKIEKIFVMKEGNQKFQDLLTTLPEEHIEIAEEVISYAEGQLQVPLNDHIHIALSDHISFAIERFRQGYPIQNKLLNEIKTLYKEEFSIGVWARNLINERLELDMPIDEAGHIALHIHTAKIHTKNMHHALEQTTMINEVIQLIERKLNQKLDEEGISYQRLVTHIRFALNRIETKQPFHTMDAEMLAMIEEKYQQAYTIAAQVSAYLKDEYQVKFPVSEIGYISLHIQRLMEKV, encoded by the coding sequence GTGAGAATAAATAAGATATTAAATAATAATGCGGTTGTCGTTAAGGAAAGTGGGCATGAAAAGATTGTGATGGGTAATGGGATTGCCTTCCAAAAGAAGAAAAACGACATCATTACCAAGACAAAAATTGAAAAGATTTTTGTTATGAAGGAAGGCAATCAAAAATTTCAAGACTTGTTAACAACATTGCCCGAAGAGCATATTGAAATTGCCGAAGAAGTGATCAGTTATGCTGAAGGTCAGCTTCAAGTTCCACTTAATGACCACATTCATATTGCACTTAGTGATCACATCTCGTTTGCGATTGAACGTTTTCGGCAAGGGTATCCGATTCAAAACAAGCTATTGAATGAAATTAAGACCTTATATAAAGAAGAATTTTCTATAGGAGTATGGGCTAGAAATCTCATCAACGAGCGTCTCGAACTCGATATGCCGATCGATGAAGCTGGACATATCGCCCTTCATATTCATACCGCAAAGATTCATACGAAAAATATGCACCATGCTCTTGAGCAAACAACGATGATCAATGAGGTCATTCAGTTGATTGAGCGGAAACTCAATCAAAAGCTTGATGAAGAAGGGATTTCCTATCAGCGCCTTGTGACTCACATCCGCTTTGCCTTAAATCGGATTGAAACAAAACAACCATTTCATACGATGGATGCTGAGATGTTAGCTATGATCGAAGAAAAATATCAACAGGCGTATACAATTGCCGCCCAGGTTTCCGCTTACTTAAAAGACGAATATCAGGTTAAGTTTCCGGTTTCAGAGATTGGTTATATTAGTCTTCATATTCAAAGGCTAATGGAAAAAGTGTAA
- a CDS encoding sucrose-specific PTS transporter subunit IIBC — MDPKESAKQLLPLLGGKENIVSATHCATRLRIVLADDDKADKKEIEKIDGVKGAFLSSGQFQIIFGTGMVNKVFAEFAGLAGIDTNDDSDDHKEAVKKKMNPFARIARTLSNIFVPIIPAIVASGLLMGLLGMMQAFEWVEPDSSLIVFLDIFSSAAFIILPILIGVSAAKEFGGNPYLGAVMGGIMTHPALLNPWILGDATPDYITFLGFDVALIGYQGTVIPVLLVVWFMSKIERNLRKVVPNAIDLIVTPFVTVILTGFIAMLVVGPVGNFIGDGITEVLNLIYNYGGVFAGLIFGGLYSAIVITGVHHSFHAIEAGLIASLGFNYLLPIWAMSNVAQGGAGLAVFFKSKLAKTKEISLPASLSAFLGITEPVIFGVNLKYRKPFIGAMIGGALGGGYVVLTNVVANAYGLTGIPMIAIAAPLGMDNVINYLIGLVIAIVGAFVATWILGFKEEDE, encoded by the coding sequence ATGGATCCAAAAGAAAGTGCAAAGCAGTTGTTACCATTATTAGGTGGTAAGGAAAATATTGTCAGTGCAACGCATTGTGCAACACGTTTGCGGATTGTGTTAGCGGACGATGACAAGGCAGATAAAAAGGAAATTGAAAAAATAGATGGAGTGAAAGGGGCGTTTTTAAGCTCGGGACAGTTTCAAATTATTTTTGGAACAGGAATGGTAAATAAAGTTTTTGCTGAATTTGCCGGGCTCGCTGGGATTGATACAAATGATGATTCAGATGATCATAAAGAGGCTGTTAAGAAGAAGATGAATCCATTTGCAAGAATTGCGAGAACGTTATCAAATATCTTTGTACCAATTATTCCTGCCATCGTTGCAAGCGGTTTATTGATGGGACTTCTTGGGATGATGCAAGCATTTGAATGGGTCGAGCCGGATAGCTCATTAATCGTGTTTTTAGATATTTTCTCTAGTGCAGCCTTCATTATTTTACCGATCTTAATCGGTGTTAGTGCCGCCAAAGAATTTGGTGGAAATCCTTATTTAGGAGCCGTTATGGGTGGAATCATGACGCACCCTGCTCTTTTAAACCCGTGGATTTTAGGTGATGCAACGCCAGATTACATTACGTTCTTAGGGTTTGATGTCGCTTTAATCGGATATCAAGGGACAGTTATTCCTGTGTTACTTGTTGTTTGGTTTATGAGTAAAATTGAAAGAAATCTACGCAAGGTTGTACCGAATGCGATTGACTTAATTGTTACGCCGTTTGTAACGGTTATCTTAACAGGATTTATTGCGATGCTAGTTGTTGGACCAGTTGGGAACTTTATTGGTGACGGAATTACTGAAGTGTTAAATCTTATTTATAATTATGGCGGTGTCTTTGCTGGGTTAATCTTCGGTGGATTGTATTCAGCGATTGTTATTACAGGGGTTCACCACAGCTTCCATGCGATTGAAGCCGGCTTAATTGCAAGCCTTGGTTTCAACTACTTACTACCAATTTGGGCGATGTCAAACGTTGCGCAAGGGGGAGCAGGACTTGCAGTCTTCTTCAAGTCAAAGCTCGCAAAGACAAAGGAAATTTCTTTACCAGCCTCATTATCAGCGTTCTTAGGAATTACAGAGCCAGTTATTTTCGGGGTTAACTTAAAATATCGTAAGCCATTTATCGGTGCGATGATTGGTGGTGCGCTCGGTGGTGGATATGTCGTCCTCACAAACGTTGTTGCAAATGCATATGGATTAACAGGTATTCCAATGATCGCCATTGCTGCACCGCTCGGCATGGACAATGTCATCAATTATTTAATCGGTTTAGTCATTGCGATTGTCGGTGCGTTTGTTGCTACGTGGATTTTAGGATTTAAGGAAGAAGACGAATAA